From Endozoicomonas sp. 8E, the proteins below share one genomic window:
- a CDS encoding rhodanese-like domain-containing protein, with protein MKRWAKNGLLIILLPVITACDSFWNNRLALKSVDQLEMEALVREQGWVLVDVRDSNWYNGWPSGNDPDGGHIPGARNFDLALITADPERVQNLLTNKGISPDSNIVVYGRDKQDAQVLAQWLVDEQGFNEDRIRVFEEGFSSWLTQGGKPAKLPGYERLVTPEWLDEQLKVNSDLMVLDVSWGRGARYVVEHIPGALHVETGSLESIIKESKKLVSVLLRLGITKNTPIVVYGDDMIAAARVLFVLQYAGVKDVRLLNGGLKAWTGSGFPVERGINHATPARQFGSLISVDPELRTDTLALEKISTANG; from the coding sequence ATGAAGCGTTGGGCAAAAAATGGTCTGTTAATCATCTTGTTGCCGGTTATCACAGCCTGCGACAGCTTTTGGAATAACAGGCTGGCATTAAAATCCGTTGATCAGCTTGAGATGGAAGCATTGGTTCGGGAGCAGGGCTGGGTTCTGGTCGATGTTCGAGACAGTAACTGGTACAACGGATGGCCTTCGGGCAATGACCCGGATGGGGGGCATATTCCAGGTGCCCGAAACTTTGACCTGGCTTTGATAACAGCCGACCCTGAACGTGTTCAGAACCTTTTGACCAACAAGGGTATATCGCCTGACAGTAATATCGTTGTTTATGGTCGCGACAAGCAGGATGCCCAGGTGCTCGCCCAGTGGCTGGTGGATGAGCAGGGCTTTAATGAGGATCGGATTCGTGTTTTTGAAGAAGGCTTTTCTTCCTGGCTGACCCAGGGTGGCAAGCCTGCCAAGTTACCGGGTTATGAGCGGCTGGTCACACCTGAGTGGCTGGATGAGCAGCTTAAGGTAAATTCCGATCTTATGGTACTGGATGTCTCCTGGGGCAGGGGGGCTCGTTATGTTGTTGAGCATATTCCCGGTGCCTTGCATGTTGAAACCGGCAGCCTGGAGTCGATTATCAAGGAGTCAAAAAAACTGGTATCGGTCCTGCTCAGGCTGGGTATCACTAAAAATACGCCTATTGTCGTATATGGTGATGATATGATTGCCGCTGCACGTGTTTTGTTTGTTCTTCAATATGCCGGTGTCAAAGATGTCCGACTTCTAAATGGTGGGCTTAAAGCCTGGACAGGTTCAGGCTTCCCGGTAGAAAGAGGGATCAACCACGCGACACCTGCCAGACAGTTTGGCAGCCTTATATCTGTTGACCCTGAACTGCGGACCGATACGCTGGCGTTAGAAAAAATTTCGACGGCAAATGGATAA
- a CDS encoding AbgT family transporter, which translates to MSTTSTVAPSANDGKKSIIERIGKKIPDPVIIFIWLFGLTLAGSFLMGGHSFEVMGADGGQIVHTVKNMLTTENVRWMFENAILTNWLSFGHGVLGIILIVMLGVGVAEDSGLLSTLIKKAGLKVNDKYLPALLVFIGIMSSVATDAGYLVLIPLAGLLYAGLGKNPLIGMAAAFAGVSAGFSANLLPATPVDVIVGVNAQIFAESQGVPFTNAAGEALTPATMHYFFIFASTFILATVGAWVTHKFVTPKLEKMDYQIPEDLDITNFEVTEAENKGLKAALFGLLVSIAIMTGLAMGPLAEYTNEAGKVVNPFLNNIILMITMTFLIAGVCYGKSTGKFKVMQDVINAMVKQMNTVGYVLVLTFFCYNFLALLSFTGLGTYITFLGASFLQFLGLDNFPILLIIGFIITTAVINLFVGGLTSKWMLLGPIFVPMLYQANPAMTPDLVAAAFRVADSSTNIVTPMMTYAGVILAFMRKYKPDLTIGDMIGIMMPYSIAFITIWTTALIGFFAFNIPLGF; encoded by the coding sequence ATGAGCACAACGTCAACGGTCGCACCTTCTGCCAATGACGGCAAGAAGTCCATTATTGAAAGAATCGGAAAAAAGATACCCGACCCGGTCATAATCTTTATCTGGTTATTCGGTCTGACTCTGGCAGGTTCTTTCCTGATGGGAGGCCACAGTTTTGAAGTTATGGGCGCTGATGGTGGTCAGATTGTTCATACTGTCAAAAACATGCTGACCACAGAAAATGTCCGCTGGATGTTTGAAAATGCCATTTTGACAAACTGGTTGTCCTTTGGTCACGGCGTTCTCGGTATCATCCTGATTGTTATGCTGGGGGTCGGTGTTGCAGAAGACTCTGGTCTTCTATCCACCCTGATCAAGAAGGCCGGTCTGAAAGTGAACGATAAATACCTGCCTGCTTTACTGGTATTCATTGGCATCATGAGCAGTGTTGCCACCGATGCCGGTTATCTGGTTCTGATTCCATTGGCAGGCCTTTTATATGCGGGCCTCGGCAAGAACCCTCTGATTGGCATGGCGGCTGCGTTTGCCGGTGTATCTGCCGGGTTCAGCGCCAATCTGCTGCCTGCCACTCCGGTGGATGTTATCGTTGGTGTCAACGCTCAGATTTTTGCTGAATCTCAGGGGGTGCCTTTCACTAATGCAGCAGGTGAAGCACTGACGCCTGCCACCATGCACTATTTCTTTATTTTTGCATCAACTTTTATCCTGGCGACTGTGGGTGCCTGGGTAACCCATAAGTTTGTTACTCCCAAACTTGAGAAAATGGATTATCAGATACCTGAAGATCTGGATATCACCAATTTCGAAGTCACCGAAGCTGAGAACAAGGGTCTGAAGGCAGCACTTTTTGGCCTGCTGGTTTCCATTGCCATTATGACAGGTCTGGCAATGGGGCCGCTGGCTGAATACACCAATGAAGCCGGTAAGGTGGTCAACCCATTCCTTAATAACATCATCCTGATGATTACCATGACTTTCCTGATTGCTGGGGTTTGCTACGGCAAATCGACAGGTAAATTCAAGGTTATGCAGGATGTTATCAATGCCATGGTCAAGCAGATGAATACTGTCGGCTATGTACTGGTGTTGACCTTCTTCTGCTACAATTTTCTGGCTCTGCTGAGCTTTACCGGACTGGGGACTTACATTACCTTTCTGGGCGCAAGTTTCCTTCAGTTCCTGGGGTTGGATAATTTCCCGATTCTCTTGATCATTGGCTTCATTATCACTACGGCAGTCATCAACCTGTTTGTCGGCGGCCTGACCTCCAAGTGGATGCTGCTGGGTCCAATTTTCGTACCCATGCTTTACCAGGCAAACCCTGCTATGACCCCCGATCTGGTGGCCGCGGCATTCCGTGTTGCAGATTCTTCCACCAACATTGTTACACCGATGATGACTTATGCGGGTGTTATTCTGGCCTTTATGAGGAAGTACAAGCCTGATCTGACCATTGGTGACATGATCGGAATCATGATGCCTTACTCTATTGCCTTTATCACTATCTGGACGACTGCGTTGATAGGGTTCTTCGCCTTCAATATTCCTCTGGGTTTCTGA
- a CDS encoding peptidylprolyl isomerase translates to MAEQKTTAPDKPASEAVQPVDVVIKTSKGDMTIRLNPEKAPVTVENFLTYVDKGFYEGLVFHRVMPGFMIQGGGMTADMSQKPTDAPITNESGNDLRNSRGTIAMARTSNPDSATSQFFINLVNNDFLNNRPGRPGYAVFGEVIKGDEVMDSIASVETGNRGPHANVPVDPVTILAVERVKTAPN, encoded by the coding sequence ATGGCAGAGCAAAAAACAACCGCTCCGGATAAACCGGCTTCAGAAGCTGTGCAGCCTGTTGATGTGGTGATCAAGACCAGTAAAGGTGATATGACGATTCGCCTGAATCCAGAGAAGGCTCCCGTCACCGTAGAGAACTTTCTCACTTACGTAGACAAGGGGTTCTATGAAGGTCTGGTTTTTCACAGAGTGATGCCTGGCTTTATGATCCAGGGCGGTGGTATGACCGCAGATATGAGTCAAAAGCCGACGGATGCACCTATTACGAATGAGTCTGGTAACGATCTTCGAAACAGTCGTGGCACTATCGCTATGGCAAGAACCTCTAATCCGGACAGCGCCACCTCTCAGTTCTTCATTAATCTCGTTAATAATGATTTTTTGAATAATCGTCCGGGTCGTCCGGGCTATGCGGTGTTTGGAGAGGTGATTAAAGGTGACGAGGTTATGGATTCCATAGCTTCCGTGGAAACCGGGAATAGAGGGCCTCACGCAAATGTTCCTGTTGACCCGGTCACCATTCTGGCAGTTGAAAGAGTCAAAACGGCCCCCAATTAA
- a CDS encoding tRNA(Met) cytidine acetyltransferase TmcA gives MDKVESILRQAAENNHRALLVLSGTEVWAQQQAECLFQNALQCSSNRELQPLWVGERKRGNEKSISASKATSWLGREIDFLVFNGFSGFDVDAFGQLSGALKGGGLFVLLVPDLDSWPDYCDPDHKRLTVYPHQPEHIGGLYLKRLANLIKSETSLSLLYENGDARWQQTVCYADLSDSRQAESQGDSACRTLDQSTAVESILRVAKGHRRRPLVLSADRGRGKSAALGIASARLLQSGLARIWLTAPSLASAEVVFNTAESLLDGCEVHRGKLLWEGNILEFKAPDELLHPDDDSVCDLMLVDEAAAIPVPLLTQLLRNHSRIVFSSTQHGYEGTGRGFAIKFKSTLSELTPKWQGLHLKQPIRWVRNDPFEAFVFRALMLNASPVSEETIDGAGIGNCSFDRLESTQLIQDDQLLADVFGLLVFAHYRTRPFDLRHLLDGPNIEVYCLRYQERVVATALLALEGGIEDNLKEAVWLGQRRVRGHLIPQSLSNHCGFPEASGFRGLRVIRIAVHPSLQGNGLGTHLLKCIEEQTKLRKLDYLGSSFGATSELAAFWGGSGYLPVRVGITREAASGCYSMMVLKSLNEAFCVLVKEMQCRFTSGFLTQLPGVFREMAPDLARVILRLSHSNIESVLDQRDQMDLKSLVCSDRLFESCLPAIRSLLLSKISDSSVSKVALNVLIAKVLQLNDWSEIARANGLTGRKQAVQFLKQCVRDLCPRQTIAESQSSSQL, from the coding sequence ATGGATAAAGTTGAGTCTATCCTCAGGCAGGCAGCTGAAAACAATCATCGTGCTCTGTTGGTTTTATCCGGGACAGAAGTCTGGGCACAGCAGCAGGCTGAATGCCTGTTTCAAAATGCACTCCAGTGCTCAAGTAATCGGGAGCTGCAACCTCTCTGGGTAGGTGAGCGCAAGCGGGGAAATGAAAAATCGATCTCTGCATCTAAAGCTACAAGCTGGTTAGGGCGTGAGATTGATTTCCTGGTATTTAACGGCTTTTCTGGTTTTGATGTCGATGCCTTTGGTCAACTCAGTGGTGCTTTGAAGGGGGGAGGGCTTTTCGTACTTCTGGTGCCAGACCTGGATAGCTGGCCTGATTACTGCGACCCGGACCATAAAAGACTTACGGTTTACCCCCATCAGCCTGAGCACATCGGGGGGCTCTACCTGAAAAGGCTGGCAAACCTTATCAAGTCTGAAACGAGTCTCTCTCTGTTATACGAGAACGGCGACGCTCGATGGCAACAAACTGTTTGTTACGCCGATTTATCTGATTCTCGTCAGGCTGAATCACAAGGCGACAGTGCTTGTAGAACATTGGATCAATCCACGGCTGTTGAATCCATTCTTCGTGTGGCAAAAGGCCATCGGCGTCGTCCATTAGTGCTGAGCGCAGATCGTGGTCGGGGCAAGAGTGCTGCACTGGGTATTGCCTCCGCCCGTTTACTGCAATCGGGGCTTGCAAGGATATGGTTAACGGCACCCTCTCTGGCTTCTGCCGAAGTCGTCTTTAATACTGCTGAATCATTGCTTGATGGGTGTGAAGTCCACCGGGGAAAACTGCTTTGGGAAGGTAATATACTTGAGTTCAAAGCGCCCGACGAACTCCTGCATCCTGATGATGACTCTGTTTGCGACCTCATGCTGGTCGATGAAGCGGCTGCTATCCCGGTGCCACTGTTGACCCAATTGTTAAGGAATCATTCCAGAATCGTTTTCTCATCCACCCAGCATGGTTATGAAGGAACGGGCAGGGGATTTGCTATTAAGTTCAAGTCAACACTGTCTGAACTGACGCCAAAATGGCAGGGTCTGCATCTGAAGCAGCCGATTCGTTGGGTTCGTAATGATCCTTTCGAGGCGTTTGTTTTCAGAGCGTTGATGCTGAATGCTTCACCTGTTTCAGAGGAAACGATAGACGGTGCAGGTATTGGGAACTGTTCATTTGATCGTCTTGAATCGACTCAACTGATTCAGGACGATCAGCTGCTGGCGGATGTGTTTGGTCTGCTGGTATTCGCCCATTATCGAACCCGTCCCTTTGATCTCAGGCATCTGCTGGATGGCCCGAATATCGAGGTCTACTGCCTCAGGTATCAGGAGCGTGTCGTGGCAACGGCGTTACTGGCGCTGGAAGGTGGTATAGAAGACAATTTGAAGGAAGCGGTCTGGCTGGGGCAGCGAAGGGTTCGGGGTCATCTTATCCCGCAGTCTCTCAGTAATCATTGTGGTTTTCCGGAGGCTTCAGGCTTTAGAGGTTTGAGGGTTATTCGAATTGCGGTACATCCTTCATTGCAGGGCAATGGTCTGGGCACTCATCTGTTGAAATGTATTGAAGAGCAGACAAAACTCAGAAAACTGGATTATCTGGGCAGTAGTTTTGGTGCAACCTCAGAGCTGGCGGCTTTTTGGGGTGGTTCAGGCTATCTTCCGGTTCGTGTTGGTATAACCCGTGAAGCGGCCAGTGGCTGTTATTCAATGATGGTTTTGAAGTCGCTGAATGAAGCATTTTGTGTTCTTGTTAAAGAAATGCAGTGTCGTTTTACCTCAGGTTTTCTGACCCAGCTGCCCGGGGTATTCAGAGAAATGGCTCCTGACCTGGCTCGAGTGATACTTCGCTTGAGTCATTCAAACATTGAATCGGTTCTGGATCAGCGAGATCAGATGGATCTGAAATCTCTTGTCTGTTCGGATCGTCTGTTCGAGAGTTGTCTGCCTGCCATTCGCTCCCTCCTTTTATCAAAAATTTCTGACAGCTCTGTCTCTAAGGTCGCTTTGAATGTTTTAATAGCCAAAGTACTTCAGTTGAATGACTGGTCAGAGATAGCCAGGGCGAATGGCCTGACGGGCAGAAAGCAGGCCGTTCAATTTTTAAAGCAATGTGTCCGGGACTTATGCCCGCGACAAACAATCGCTGAAAGCCAGAGTAGCTCCCAGCTTTAA
- a CDS encoding IS5 family transposase (programmed frameshift) has product MTRTVLKDEQWDRIKDMLPGKVSDPGPTADNRLFIESILWLARTGAPWRDMPEEFGDWHNIYNRFSRWSLKGIWNQVFEELSQDCDMEYLMVDGSITRVHQHGAPKKRNNSAEAVGKSRGGLTTSVHAATDALGNPVRFILTAGQASEYGQANALIEGFSADFVLADKGYDSNAFLLEVKKSGAEAVIPPKRNRIDQRKYDKEIYKERNLIERLFQKLKNFRRVATRYERLARNYMGMLQIAAIMIWLA; this is encoded by the exons ATGACTCGCACAGTACTCAAAGATGAACAATGGGATCGGATCAAAGACATGCTTCCCGGTAAAGTCTCTGACCCCGGACCAACAGCTGACAACAGGTTATTCATTGAGTCGATTCTCTGGCTTGCTCGTACCGGAGCACCTTGGAGAGACATGCCTGAAGAGTTCGGTGATTGGCACAATATATACAACCGATTCAGTCGCTGGAGCTTGAAAGGAATATGGAATCAAGTCTTTGAAGAACTGAGTCAGGATTGTGATATGGAATACCTCATGGTTGACGGATCAATCACCCGTGTTCATCAACACGGTGCTCCAAAAAAACGGA ATAACAGTGCCGAAGCAGTTGGAAAATCAAGGGGAGGTTTAACAACCAGTGTCCACGCTGCGACGGATGCACTTGGTAATCCTGTTCGCTTCATTCTCACAGCTGGACAAGCATCAGAGTACGGACAGGCAAATGCCTTGATAGAGGGGTTTTCAGCGGACTTCGTTCTTGCTGACAAGGGATATGACTCAAATGCATTCCTCCTCGAGGTCAAGAAGTCAGGTGCTGAAGCAGTGATTCCTCCAAAGCGAAATAGGATAGATCAGCGAAAATATGACAAAGAAATCTACAAGGAGCGAAATCTAATTGAGCGACTATTCCAAAAGCTCAAGAACTTTCGGCGAGTTGCAACTCGCTATGAACGCTTGGCACGCAATTATATGGGAATGCTTCAGATAGCAGCCATCATGATCTGGTTAGCATGA
- the pdxH gene encoding pyridoxamine 5'-phosphate oxidase: protein MDISHLRENYTQAGLDLDSLDPDPFQQFDLWFQQAVEAQLPEPNAMSLATTSREGLPSLRTVLLKYVSPEGFVFFTNYSSRKAQDIADNPNVAIMFPWVALERQVTVRGRAEKISKTDSLKYFTSRPHGSQLGAWVSQQSSVITGRKVLEMKLEEMKRKFKEGKVPLPDFWGGYRIIPEAIEFWQGRPNRLHDRFLFKRTESNWSIERLSP from the coding sequence ATGGATATCAGCCATCTGCGAGAGAATTACACTCAGGCGGGCCTGGATCTGGACTCTCTTGATCCCGATCCATTCCAACAGTTTGACCTGTGGTTTCAACAAGCGGTCGAAGCACAACTGCCCGAACCCAACGCCATGAGCCTGGCCACAACATCCAGAGAAGGTTTACCCAGCCTGCGCACCGTCCTGCTGAAATACGTGAGCCCTGAGGGCTTTGTCTTTTTCACCAACTACAGCAGCCGCAAGGCTCAGGACATTGCCGACAACCCCAATGTAGCCATTATGTTTCCCTGGGTTGCTCTGGAGAGGCAGGTCACCGTCCGGGGCCGGGCCGAAAAGATTTCCAAAACCGACTCGTTAAAATATTTCACCAGCCGCCCCCACGGCAGCCAGTTGGGTGCCTGGGTTTCACAGCAGAGTTCAGTCATCACTGGCAGAAAAGTGCTTGAGATGAAGCTGGAAGAAATGAAAAGAAAATTCAAGGAAGGCAAGGTTCCTTTACCGGATTTCTGGGGGGGCTACCGGATCATCCCTGAAGCCATAGAATTCTGGCAGGGGCGACCCAATCGTTTACACGACCGTTTCCTGTTTAAACGAACAGAATCCAACTGGTCAATAGAAAGGCTGTCACCATGA
- a CDS encoding GrxA family glutaredoxin has translation MDRFTVFGRPGCGYCVRAKEVLESRGLPMLYVDIHAEGITKADLEKTVGKPVETVPQIFHGQKYIGGYTELAAYLKEELVESLQG, from the coding sequence ATGGATCGTTTTACCGTGTTTGGACGTCCGGGCTGTGGCTACTGTGTGCGAGCTAAAGAAGTGCTGGAAAGCCGTGGACTGCCCATGCTGTATGTGGATATTCATGCGGAAGGTATCACCAAGGCAGATCTGGAAAAAACCGTAGGAAAGCCGGTTGAAACCGTGCCTCAGATCTTCCACGGCCAAAAGTACATTGGCGGTTACACAGAGCTGGCTGCCTATTTGAAAGAAGAGCTGGTGGAATCCCTGCAAGGCTGA
- the tnpA gene encoding IS200/IS605 family transposase: protein MPDYKSLTHTRWDCKYHIVFIPKKRQKVIYGSLRKFLGAIFHDLASRKGCEIVEGHLMRDHVHICISIPPKYSVSNVVGYLKGKCAIAIARHFKGKQRNFSGEHFWARGYFVSTVGLDEDVVREYIRNQEKNDETRDQLKLGFDTRPWAQ, encoded by the coding sequence ATGCCAGACTACAAAAGTCTGACTCATACTCGATGGGATTGTAAGTATCACATTGTCTTTATTCCCAAAAAAAGGCAAAAGGTTATTTATGGGAGCTTGAGAAAATTTCTGGGAGCCATTTTCCACGATCTTGCCAGTCGCAAAGGGTGTGAAATTGTGGAAGGGCATTTGATGCGAGATCACGTTCATATTTGCATTAGCATTCCGCCGAAATACTCTGTTTCCAATGTTGTTGGCTATTTGAAGGGTAAATGCGCAATAGCTATTGCGAGACACTTCAAAGGTAAGCAGAGGAATTTTTCTGGTGAGCATTTCTGGGCAAGAGGGTATTTCGTCAGCACAGTAGGTCTTGATGAAGATGTGGTTAGGGAATATATCCGAAATCAGGAGAAAAATGATGAAACACGAGATCAGCTGAAACTTGGTTTTGACACGCGCCCTTGGGCGCAATAA
- a CDS encoding helix-turn-helix domain-containing protein, which translates to MRFLRIECGMSQKNMAEILGVDSQTVARWEKDQITIPRTSDAVLRSIYLETINTNSKISFFLNLLAQSEEVQVIEQLTLMAENNHWSLAI; encoded by the coding sequence GTGCGATTTTTGAGAATAGAGTGTGGCATGTCTCAGAAAAACATGGCGGAAATATTGGGTGTTGATAGCCAAACAGTCGCTCGCTGGGAGAAGGATCAAATCACTATACCAAGGACCTCGGACGCAGTACTTCGATCCATCTATCTCGAAACCATAAACACGAACAGTAAAATCAGCTTTTTCCTCAACCTTCTTGCACAGAGCGAAGAGGTCCAAGTCATCGAGCAGCTGACGCTCATGGCTGAAAATAATCATTGGTCGTTAGCGATATGA
- a CDS encoding DNA replication terminus site-binding protein, whose product MSQKTAARIAVRDSLIHMVTVNRQFRDQVYDDQLLPVWVMKSPDEDKNDRALAAETSTRLIYSDQQNKQETARLPGIVGISKETLQTGIKLNEARENFKQAMSEFRKLYGDSIEAIEETSDEIRQKMLGGLQFAHIHFVQSYRQLKLFETPPRRIGFSWAAHHSGSVKLSANEAVDHLRKKYLTSSAIQTDIQMLEQMPAGETVIIKRILSPHLRANLTWAKDIEQLRKTDRDFRKLYPGQINTPLPVFVQLEKGQPLPEFNRIKPFDPSAKQERLTRSDTRLVKISENPHSRIYKYA is encoded by the coding sequence ATGAGCCAGAAGACGGCGGCCAGGATTGCCGTCAGAGACAGCCTGATTCATATGGTGACCGTCAACAGGCAGTTTCGTGATCAGGTCTATGATGACCAGCTCCTGCCCGTTTGGGTTATGAAATCCCCGGACGAGGACAAGAATGACCGTGCTCTGGCGGCAGAAACCAGCACCCGACTGATCTATAGCGATCAGCAAAATAAACAGGAAACAGCCCGACTGCCCGGAATCGTTGGTATTTCTAAAGAGACGCTACAGACCGGCATAAAGCTCAACGAAGCCCGGGAAAACTTCAAGCAGGCGATGTCCGAGTTCAGGAAACTCTACGGAGACAGTATTGAGGCCATTGAAGAAACGTCGGACGAGATCAGGCAAAAGATGCTGGGTGGCTTGCAGTTTGCCCACATACATTTCGTCCAGAGTTACCGTCAACTCAAACTCTTTGAGACTCCACCCCGTCGTATTGGCTTCAGCTGGGCAGCCCATCACAGCGGCTCTGTAAAGCTTTCCGCAAATGAGGCAGTTGATCACCTGCGCAAGAAATACCTGACTTCCAGCGCGATCCAGACCGACATCCAGATGCTTGAGCAGATGCCTGCCGGCGAGACCGTTATTATCAAAAGAATTCTGAGCCCACATCTGCGTGCCAACCTGACCTGGGCAAAGGATATTGAACAACTGAGAAAAACGGATAGAGATTTTCGTAAACTCTATCCTGGCCAGATCAATACACCCCTGCCTGTTTTTGTCCAGCTGGAAAAAGGACAACCATTACCAGAGTTCAACCGAATTAAACCTTTTGACCCCTCTGCCAAACAAGAGCGACTCACTCGCAGTGACACCAGACTGGTGAAAATATCAGAAAACCCGCACTCCAGAATTTATAAATATGCGTGA
- a CDS encoding ABC transporter permease yields the protein MQSRSPLQIQYAVLHALLTRELKTRFGAYRLGIAWAFIEPVLQIAVFMGLFYFGGRSSVGGLEIPIFLATGIAPFLYFKKVITQSLSAVNANKNLLIYRQVRVFDTFLSRFILEFITSFVVLSGIILITWWVGYEVNLVNSLIIMYAYLLLSIIAFGLGLIFGVINTLHPEPGKFIPALLRPLMFISGTFFSINELPSAAQEILLWNPLIHIFEFMRSGFSYDYDTSLLSLEYVEMWALTTLTLGLLMLRANWRRMLTQ from the coding sequence ATGCAATCAAGATCACCTCTACAAATTCAGTATGCTGTACTGCATGCGCTGCTCACACGCGAGCTTAAAACTCGCTTTGGAGCATACAGGCTGGGCATAGCCTGGGCCTTTATTGAACCAGTCCTGCAGATAGCCGTTTTCATGGGGCTGTTTTATTTCGGCGGACGAAGCTCTGTCGGAGGCCTTGAAATCCCCATATTTCTGGCCACCGGTATTGCCCCCTTTCTATATTTCAAGAAAGTCATAACGCAATCATTGAGCGCAGTGAATGCCAACAAAAATCTACTCATATACCGTCAGGTAAGAGTCTTCGACACTTTTTTGAGCCGCTTCATACTTGAATTTATAACATCTTTTGTTGTCTTATCCGGGATAATTCTTATCACCTGGTGGGTTGGTTATGAAGTCAACCTGGTAAACAGTCTGATCATCATGTACGCCTACCTTTTGCTCAGCATCATTGCATTCGGGCTGGGCTTGATCTTCGGCGTTATCAATACGCTTCACCCAGAGCCTGGAAAATTTATACCCGCCCTACTGAGACCGCTCATGTTCATCTCTGGCACGTTCTTCTCCATCAACGAGCTGCCTTCTGCTGCACAGGAAATCTTGCTCTGGAATCCACTGATCCATATTTTTGAATTTATGCGCTCAGGTTTTTCATACGACTATGATACAAGCCTGCTCAGCCTTGAATACGTGGAGATGTGGGCCTTAACAACGTTAACTTTAGGCCTTCTGATGCTCCGGGCCAACTGGCGCAGGATGCTGACACAGTGA